From the genome of Novosphingobium sp. TH158, one region includes:
- a CDS encoding aminotransferase class IV, producing MRSVWINGEWFPEAEAKVSVFDRGLLFSQSVYEVVPVIAGRLCNMAYHLARLARSQAVAGIADTTDWQAVFEEAVARNGVTEGRVYLQVTGGSAGDRDFLSPRPAPQPTRIVFTQSGAVVDHPQARSGLRIALKPDLRWNLRSAKTTQLLYAVLMKEEARAAGLDDAWLVEDGRVTEGTSSNAHIIDQRGVLISHPVDRGVLPGVTRICVMEIVRGMGLTVEERPFTPDELYAAREAFCSAASALVLPVVEVDGRTIGDGLPGELTRAIRAAYVERLLQA from the coding sequence ATGCGCAGCGTATGGATCAATGGCGAATGGTTCCCCGAAGCCGAGGCGAAAGTTTCGGTCTTCGATCGCGGACTGCTCTTCTCGCAAAGTGTTTACGAGGTCGTGCCGGTCATCGCCGGACGGCTGTGCAACATGGCCTACCATCTTGCCCGGCTGGCCCGCTCGCAAGCCGTTGCCGGGATCGCCGACACGACGGATTGGCAGGCCGTGTTCGAAGAGGCCGTGGCCCGCAACGGCGTGACCGAAGGGCGCGTCTACCTGCAGGTGACTGGCGGATCGGCCGGGGACCGGGACTTCCTTTCTCCGCGGCCGGCACCGCAGCCCACGCGCATCGTATTCACTCAGTCGGGCGCGGTGGTCGATCACCCGCAGGCCCGTTCCGGTCTCAGGATCGCGCTGAAGCCTGACCTGCGCTGGAACCTGCGCTCGGCCAAGACAACACAGCTGCTCTATGCCGTGCTGATGAAGGAAGAGGCGCGCGCCGCCGGGCTGGACGATGCCTGGCTGGTCGAAGATGGCCGTGTCACCGAGGGGACCAGTTCCAACGCCCATATCATCGATCAGCGCGGCGTGCTTATCTCGCACCCGGTTGACCGCGGTGTGCTGCCCGGCGTCACGCGGATCTGCGTGATGGAGATTGTTCGCGGCATGGGGCTGACGGTTGAGGAGCGGCCGTTCACGCCCGACGAGCTTTATGCCGCGCGTGAGGCCTTCTGTTCGGCGGCGAGCGCGCTGGTCCTGCCGGTGGTCGAGGTGGACGGGCGCACGATCGGCGACGGTCTGCCGGGAGAGCTGACCAGGGCCATCCGCGCGGCCTATGTCGAACGCCTGTTGCAGGCGTGA
- a CDS encoding DUF6456 domain-containing protein: MQRILVERELTSEGPSSRPPRRGRRSATVNLAESPLSWLHARGHLCDRQFAAAEQLRADWERAQLSAGVTMRWDPVRIKGGPDAGLTRSERQIAARQRFDGAVAAAGPGLSDVLWRVVCAGETLPTAEKALDWPVRSGKLVLKLALDRVAGFYRIG; the protein is encoded by the coding sequence ATGCAGCGGATTCTGGTCGAACGCGAACTGACGAGCGAAGGCCCCAGCAGCCGGCCGCCCCGCCGGGGGCGGCGCAGTGCTACGGTGAACCTGGCCGAAAGTCCGCTCTCGTGGCTTCATGCGCGCGGCCACCTATGTGACCGGCAGTTCGCGGCCGCGGAACAACTCCGTGCGGATTGGGAACGGGCGCAGCTTTCCGCCGGTGTCACCATGCGGTGGGACCCCGTGCGGATCAAGGGCGGGCCGGATGCCGGCCTGACCCGCAGCGAGCGGCAGATCGCCGCAAGGCAGCGGTTCGATGGGGCGGTCGCCGCCGCGGGGCCGGGGCTTTCCGACGTGCTGTGGCGGGTGGTCTGCGCCGGAGAAACCCTGCCGACTGCCGAAAAGGCGCTCGACTGGCCGGTGCGGAGCGGCAAGCTGGTGCTGAAGCTGGCGCTGGATCGGGTCGCCGGCTTCTATCGCATCGGTTAG
- a CDS encoding glycosyltransferase, protein MSLRVLSLSTLFPSAARPGFGLFVARQFDALAARGDIELALVCPVARPVWPLSLLRRLPAGALALPADRNPPFPVHYVPFAYVPGISARWNPALLARAVLPLARRLHAERPFDVIDAQFFYPEGPAAARVAHALGLPLSITARGSDIHLWGKAASARPQILSAGQQAAGMRAVSAALRADMIDLGLPGDRIEVYHTGLDHTRFKPVPRREARQQVAADAELAIPCEGPLLVAVGNLIPLKGQALVIEALAAIPQARLVLAGQGPERANFASLASRLGLEERVQFAGSVPAGKLATLLSAADVMVLPSEREGLANAWVEAIACGTPIVIPDVGGAREVVTGPDAGRLAQRTPAAIAEAVRELLANPPSQATVAAHAARFSWEVNAAGLSAHYRRIARP, encoded by the coding sequence GTGAGCTTGCGCGTCCTTTCGCTTTCGACGCTGTTCCCATCTGCCGCGCGGCCGGGCTTCGGCCTGTTCGTCGCCCGCCAGTTCGATGCGCTGGCGGCCCGAGGCGATATCGAGCTTGCGCTTGTCTGCCCGGTCGCCCGGCCTGTCTGGCCGCTCTCGCTGCTGCGCAGGTTGCCGGCAGGCGCGCTTGCCCTGCCGGCAGATCGTAATCCCCCCTTCCCCGTCCATTACGTGCCCTTTGCCTATGTGCCGGGCATCAGCGCGCGGTGGAACCCGGCGCTGCTTGCCCGCGCCGTGCTGCCACTGGCGCGGCGGCTCCATGCCGAACGGCCGTTCGACGTGATCGACGCGCAGTTCTTCTATCCGGAGGGTCCGGCCGCGGCCCGAGTGGCGCACGCGCTTGGCCTGCCGCTGAGCATCACGGCGCGCGGTTCGGACATCCACCTGTGGGGCAAGGCCGCATCGGCGCGCCCGCAGATCCTCTCCGCCGGACAGCAGGCGGCAGGCATGCGGGCTGTCTCCGCTGCCCTGCGCGCCGACATGATCGACCTGGGGCTGCCCGGAGACCGGATCGAGGTGTATCATACCGGGCTTGACCACACACGCTTCAAGCCGGTTCCAAGGCGCGAAGCGCGGCAGCAGGTCGCCGCCGATGCCGAACTGGCGATACCCTGCGAAGGCCCGCTGCTCGTTGCCGTGGGTAACCTGATCCCGCTGAAAGGCCAGGCCCTGGTGATCGAGGCGCTTGCAGCGATTCCGCAGGCGCGACTTGTGCTTGCCGGACAGGGGCCGGAACGGGCGAACTTTGCCTCCTTGGCATCGCGCCTTGGCCTTGAAGAGCGGGTCCAATTCGCGGGATCGGTTCCGGCAGGGAAACTCGCCACGCTGCTCTCGGCGGCAGACGTCATGGTCCTGCCGTCGGAGCGCGAGGGACTGGCCAACGCCTGGGTCGAGGCGATCGCCTGCGGCACGCCCATTGTCATTCCCGACGTGGGCGGCGCGCGCGAGGTGGTGACGGGGCCGGACGCCGGCCGACTGGCGCAGCGCACGCCCGCAGCGATTGCCGAAGCCGTGCGCGAACTGCTCGCCAATCCGCCCTCGCAGGCCACTGTCGCCGCCCATGCGGCGCGCTTCAGCTGGGAAGTAAATGCTGCCGGGCTATCCGCGCATTACCGGCGGATCGCCCGGCCCTGA
- a CDS encoding helix-turn-helix domain-containing protein, translated as MINRIRDIRREKGLTLADVAERCSPPTTAQTIGRLETGTRQLSLTWMNRIALALGVDPELLVRGEESAQPQMVARLTDAGAEALPAPRDAILPTALGGDGPLMAMAVDASCGEYRAGDQVWFRQVSEEDWPRCINRDVLVPRPGGRFAFGRMIDRDARRVALFPPGAGQRQVVVDNAAWLAVAEMLVRKL; from the coding sequence ATGATCAACCGCATCCGAGACATCCGCCGCGAAAAGGGGCTGACCCTTGCCGATGTGGCCGAACGCTGTTCGCCACCAACCACGGCGCAGACCATCGGGCGTCTGGAAACCGGAACGCGGCAGTTGTCGCTGACCTGGATGAACCGCATCGCGTTGGCGCTCGGCGTCGATCCGGAACTGCTGGTGCGCGGGGAAGAAAGCGCCCAGCCGCAGATGGTGGCGCGCCTGACCGATGCCGGGGCAGAAGCCCTGCCCGCCCCGCGCGATGCCATCCTGCCGACGGCGCTTGGCGGCGATGGTCCGCTGATGGCCATGGCGGTCGATGCTTCCTGCGGCGAATATCGCGCCGGAGACCAGGTGTGGTTCCGCCAGGTTTCCGAGGAGGACTGGCCGCGCTGCATCAATCGCGATGTGCTGGTGCCGCGCCCCGGCGGCCGCTTTGCTTTCGGCCGCATGATCGATCGCGATGCCCGCCGTGTCGCCCTGTTCCCGCCGGGTGCCGGCCAGCGGCAAGTGGTCGTCGATAATGCTGCATGGCTCGCCGTCGCCGAAATGCTGGTGCGCAAGTTGTGA
- the secF gene encoding protein translocase subunit SecF produces the protein MKLLKLVPDNTNIRFLRWRVPFYVISSLLMAASLFLVFTKGLNMGVDFIGGQMIRVTFVQTAEAPVAQLREQVGALGYGEPTIQQYGKPNEVSIRMKLPEGAEADPGISDAMAKRITADIRAKHPDARIDGIDSVSGKVSKELGWIAFQALGFAALAIAAYIWFRFEWQFGVGALWSLAHDVTLTLGLFAVTQMEFDLNIVAALLTLIGYSLNDTIVVYDRIRENMKKYRKMPIPELLDLSVNETLSRTIVTSLSVLITLLALLLLGPNVIFGFTAAITLGIFVGTYSSIYMAAPILIWLKVTPTSFIPQETALDRQERLAREQG, from the coding sequence ATGAAACTCCTCAAGCTCGTTCCCGACAACACCAATATCCGCTTCCTGCGGTGGCGTGTGCCGTTCTACGTGATCTCCTCGCTGCTGATGGCGGCGAGCCTGTTCCTGGTATTCACCAAGGGCCTGAACATGGGCGTCGATTTCATCGGCGGCCAGATGATCCGCGTAACCTTCGTCCAGACGGCCGAAGCGCCGGTGGCGCAACTGCGCGAGCAGGTGGGCGCACTGGGCTATGGCGAACCGACCATCCAGCAATACGGCAAGCCCAACGAGGTTTCGATCCGCATGAAGCTGCCCGAAGGCGCGGAAGCCGATCCGGGCATTTCCGATGCGATGGCAAAGCGGATCACTGCCGATATCCGGGCAAAGCATCCCGATGCGCGGATCGACGGCATCGATTCGGTTTCCGGCAAGGTCTCGAAGGAGCTGGGCTGGATCGCATTCCAGGCACTGGGCTTCGCCGCGCTGGCGATTGCGGCCTATATCTGGTTCCGCTTCGAATGGCAGTTCGGCGTGGGGGCCTTGTGGAGCCTCGCGCATGACGTGACGCTGACGCTGGGGCTTTTCGCCGTTACCCAGATGGAGTTCGACCTCAACATCGTGGCGGCCCTGCTGACGCTGATCGGCTATTCGCTCAACGATACGATCGTCGTCTATGACCGCATCCGCGAGAACATGAAGAAGTATCGCAAGATGCCGATCCCGGAGCTGCTGGACCTTTCGGTGAACGAAACGCTCTCGCGCACGATTGTCACTTCGCTGTCGGTGCTGATCACGCTGCTTGCGTTGCTGCTGCTTGGCCCGAACGTGATCTTCGGTTTCACCGCCGCGATCACGCTGGGCATCTTCGTGGGCACCTACAGCTCGATCTACATGGCCGCGCCCATCCTGATCTGGCTGAAGGTCACTCCGACCAGCTTCATCCCGCAGGAAACTGCGCTCGACCGGCAGGAACGCCTCGCCCGCGAACAGGGATGA
- the secD gene encoding protein translocase subunit SecD: MLDFPRWKQAFYWSLTAIALLAAMPSMFSLGNLDWPKALPAPHINLGLDLAGGSHILLEANPEQVRRQRLDNMEEDVQNRLRRANPQIRIGDISTRDGTVNFLLADASQVDKARAEIEPLLNANASGAREWDFQVVEGNRIVLRPTKGGIDNAIAQAMDTAVEVVRKRIDALGTREPTIIRQGADRIVVQVPGLKDPAALKSQLGQTAKLEFKLVDQSALADDLLKGIAPPGSQFVPYADPSKYGAPGLAVKRYGGIKGDQLTNAVQSNDQQTNEAVVSITFDQQGGAKFAKLTSENVNKPFAIILDGKVLSAPNINEPILGGTAQISGGFTTETANQLAINLRSGALPVDLKVVEERTVGPDLGADSIRKGLIAFMVGTAALMAFMIATYGRFGIYACVGLVINTLMILGVMALANTTLTLPGIAGFVLTIGAAVDANVLINERIREERARGRRVVQAVDAGYKEASRAIFDANVTNVIAAVLMGYFGSGPIRGFAIVLIIGIVTSVFTAVTLTRMWVAGWLRKARPADLNL; the protein is encoded by the coding sequence ATGCTGGATTTCCCGCGCTGGAAGCAGGCGTTTTACTGGTCGCTGACAGCCATCGCGCTGCTGGCGGCCATGCCTTCGATGTTCTCGCTCGGGAACCTGGACTGGCCCAAGGCGCTGCCCGCGCCGCACATCAACCTGGGTCTCGACCTTGCCGGGGGCAGCCATATCCTGCTTGAGGCAAACCCGGAACAGGTTCGCCGCCAGCGGCTCGACAACATGGAGGAGGATGTCCAGAATCGCCTCCGCCGGGCCAATCCGCAGATCCGCATCGGCGACATTTCCACCCGCGACGGCACAGTGAATTTCCTGCTCGCCGACGCGTCGCAAGTGGACAAGGCGCGCGCAGAGATCGAGCCCCTGTTGAACGCCAACGCTTCGGGTGCGCGCGAATGGGACTTCCAGGTTGTCGAAGGCAACCGCATCGTCCTGAGGCCGACCAAGGGCGGCATCGACAATGCCATTGCCCAGGCCATGGACACGGCGGTCGAAGTGGTCCGCAAGCGTATCGACGCGCTCGGCACGCGCGAGCCGACGATCATCCGCCAGGGTGCGGACCGCATCGTCGTGCAGGTGCCCGGCCTGAAAGACCCTGCCGCGCTCAAGAGCCAGCTGGGCCAGACCGCCAAGCTTGAATTCAAGCTGGTTGACCAGAGTGCGCTTGCCGACGACCTGCTCAAGGGCATTGCCCCTCCGGGCAGCCAGTTCGTGCCCTATGCCGATCCCTCGAAGTACGGCGCCCCCGGGCTTGCCGTGAAGCGCTATGGCGGCATCAAGGGCGACCAGCTCACCAATGCTGTCCAGTCGAACGACCAGCAGACCAACGAGGCGGTCGTCTCGATCACCTTCGACCAGCAGGGCGGCGCCAAGTTCGCCAAGCTGACCAGCGAGAACGTCAACAAGCCCTTCGCCATCATCCTTGACGGCAAGGTGCTCTCGGCACCCAACATCAACGAGCCGATCCTTGGCGGAACCGCCCAGATTTCCGGCGGCTTCACCACCGAAACCGCCAACCAGCTGGCGATCAACCTGCGCTCCGGTGCCCTGCCGGTCGATCTCAAGGTGGTTGAAGAGCGCACCGTCGGCCCGGACCTTGGCGCGGACTCGATCCGCAAGGGCCTGATCGCCTTCATGGTGGGCACTGCGGCGCTGATGGCCTTCATGATCGCAACCTATGGCCGCTTCGGCATCTATGCCTGCGTCGGCCTCGTGATCAACACGCTGATGATCCTTGGCGTCATGGCTCTGGCCAATACCACGCTGACGCTGCCGGGCATCGCCGGCTTCGTGCTGACCATCGGTGCGGCGGTGGACGCCAACGTGCTGATCAACGAACGTATCCGGGAGGAACGGGCAAGGGGCCGGCGCGTCGTCCAGGCGGTCGATGCCGGTTACAAGGAAGCCAGCCGCGCCATCTTCGACGCCAACGTCACCAACGTGATCGCGGCGGTGCTGATGGGCTACTTCGGCAGCGGCCCGATCCGTGGCTTCGCGATCGTGCTGATCATCGGTATCGTCACCTCGGTCTTCACCGCCGTCACGCTGACCCGCATGTGGGTCGCGGGCTGGCTGCGCAAGGCGCGGCCGGCGGACCTGAACCTGTAA
- a CDS encoding response regulator transcription factor: protein MRILIVEDEPTLGKQLKATLEQTGYAVDLSTDGEDGHFLGSTEEYDAVILDLGLPEIDGLTVLGMWRKEGRKFPVLVLTARDSWSDKVAGLDAGADDYLAKPFQTEELIARLRALIRRASGNTSSELTAGDVRLDTRSGRVTLNGEPVKLTAQEYKLLSYLLHHKGKVVSRTELIEHIYDQDFDRDSNTIEVFVTRIRKKLGADVITTIRGLGYSLDDPAEGTRG from the coding sequence ATGCGCATCCTTATCGTCGAGGACGAACCCACTCTCGGCAAGCAGCTCAAGGCCACGCTGGAGCAGACCGGCTATGCCGTCGATCTTTCCACCGATGGCGAAGACGGGCACTTCCTGGGTTCGACCGAGGAATACGATGCAGTGATCCTTGATCTTGGCCTGCCGGAGATCGACGGGCTGACCGTGCTGGGCATGTGGCGCAAGGAAGGCCGCAAGTTCCCGGTGCTCGTGCTTACCGCCCGCGACAGCTGGTCGGACAAGGTTGCCGGGCTCGATGCCGGGGCCGACGATTACCTGGCCAAGCCGTTCCAGACCGAGGAACTGATCGCCCGCCTGCGCGCGCTGATCCGTCGCGCATCGGGCAACACCTCCAGCGAACTCACTGCCGGCGACGTGCGGCTGGATACGCGCTCGGGCCGCGTCACGCTGAATGGCGAGCCGGTGAAGCTGACGGCGCAGGAGTACAAGCTGCTGTCCTACCTGCTGCACCACAAGGGCAAGGTCGTCAGCCGCACCGAATTGATCGAGCATATCTACGATCAGGATTTCGATCGCGATTCCAATACGATCGAGGTGTTCGTCACCCGCATCCGCAAGAAGCTGGGTGCCGATGTGATCACCACGATCCGCGGTCTTGGCTATAGCCTCGACGATCCTGCCGAGGGCACGCGCGGATAG
- a CDS encoding ABC-F family ATP-binding cassette domain-containing protein, with amino-acid sequence MAAPILSYEGVSLHQGSGWLFSDLDLFIGERDRLALIGRNGAGKTTLLRLIANQIEPDKGKRSVRPGLNIVMLEQDPFFTGHATLMDFALHGKDAPPRHEVEAIAGQLGIDMSRPADSASGGERRRAALARALAQDPDLLLLDEPTNHLDLAAIDWLESWLNRFTGAFVVISHDRTFLTRLTRSTWWLDRKTLRRKDVGFGGYEAWEEQVYAEEARAADKLDAKLKIEAHWLERGVTARRKRNQGRLEKLWEMRAQRAAMLSPQGVSKMKLVADGNKTKSVIVAEHVTKRFGDRTIIKDFSLRIQRGDRIGLVGSNGAGKTTLLKLLTGELEPDEGTVTLAKTLSGVMIDQQRSLLSPEKRIRDVLAEGGDWVDVRGVRKHVQGYLKDFLFDPGLVDARVGTLSGGERSRLLLAREFARFSNLLVLDEPTNDLDLETLDLLQEVIADYDGTVLIVSHDRDFLDRTVTVTLGLDGSGKVDVVAGGYADWEAKRKKPATAAVKPAAKSGDEQQSAPPPPPRKGKLSYKDQRDYELLPARIEELQAAITRDEAALSDPALYTRDPAKFAALTKAIEAARAEKDAAEERWLELAEQVEG; translated from the coding sequence ATGGCCGCACCGATCCTATCTTACGAAGGCGTCAGCCTGCATCAGGGCTCGGGCTGGCTGTTCAGCGACCTTGACCTGTTCATCGGCGAGCGCGACCGGCTGGCCCTCATCGGCCGCAACGGCGCCGGCAAGACCACGTTGCTGCGCCTGATCGCCAACCAGATCGAGCCGGACAAGGGCAAGCGCTCCGTGCGCCCGGGCCTCAACATCGTGATGCTTGAGCAGGACCCGTTCTTCACCGGCCATGCCACGCTGATGGACTTCGCCCTGCATGGCAAGGATGCGCCCCCCCGGCACGAGGTGGAAGCGATTGCCGGGCAGCTGGGCATCGATATGAGCCGCCCCGCTGACAGCGCCAGCGGCGGCGAACGGCGCCGCGCCGCCCTCGCCCGCGCCCTCGCGCAGGATCCGGACCTGCTGCTGCTCGACGAGCCGACCAACCACCTCGACCTTGCCGCGATCGACTGGCTTGAATCCTGGCTCAACCGTTTCACCGGCGCTTTTGTGGTCATCAGCCACGACCGTACGTTCCTGACGCGCCTTACCCGCTCTACCTGGTGGCTCGACCGCAAGACCCTGCGGCGCAAGGATGTCGGCTTTGGCGGCTACGAGGCGTGGGAAGAGCAGGTCTATGCCGAAGAGGCGCGTGCCGCCGACAAACTCGATGCCAAGCTGAAGATCGAGGCGCACTGGCTCGAACGCGGGGTCACCGCCCGGCGCAAGCGCAACCAGGGCCGTCTGGAAAAGCTGTGGGAGATGCGCGCCCAGCGTGCCGCCATGCTGTCTCCGCAGGGCGTATCGAAGATGAAGCTGGTGGCGGACGGCAACAAGACCAAGTCGGTCATCGTTGCCGAACACGTGACCAAGCGCTTTGGCGATCGGACGATCATCAAGGACTTTTCCCTGCGCATCCAGCGTGGCGACCGGATCGGCCTCGTCGGCTCGAACGGTGCCGGGAAGACCACGCTGCTCAAGCTGCTGACCGGCGAGCTGGAGCCGGACGAAGGCACGGTCACGCTCGCCAAGACGCTGTCCGGCGTGATGATCGACCAGCAGCGCAGCCTGCTCAGTCCGGAAAAGCGCATTCGCGACGTGCTGGCCGAAGGCGGCGACTGGGTAGACGTGCGCGGCGTTCGCAAGCACGTGCAGGGTTATCTCAAGGACTTCCTGTTCGATCCCGGCCTGGTCGATGCCCGCGTCGGCACGCTTTCGGGTGGTGAGCGCAGCCGGCTGTTGCTCGCCCGCGAGTTCGCCCGCTTCTCCAACCTGCTGGTGCTCGACGAACCGACCAACGACCTCGACCTCGAGACGCTGGACCTGCTTCAGGAAGTGATCGCCGACTATGACGGCACGGTGCTGATCGTCAGCCACGACCGCGATTTCCTTGATCGCACGGTCACTGTCACGCTGGGCCTTGATGGCTCCGGCAAGGTCGATGTGGTCGCCGGCGGCTATGCCGATTGGGAAGCAAAGCGCAAGAAGCCGGCGACAGCCGCGGTCAAGCCGGCGGCAAAGTCCGGCGACGAGCAGCAAAGTGCCCCGCCCCCGCCGCCGCGCAAGGGCAAGCTCTCCTACAAGGACCAGCGCGATTACGAGCTGTTGCCCGCTCGCATTGAGGAGTTGCAGGCCGCGATCACCCGCGATGAAGCCGCGCTTTCCGATCCCGCGCTTTACACCCGCGATCCGGCGAAATTCGCGGCCCTGACCAAGGCAATCGAGGCGGCGCGGGCCGAAAAGGATGCAGCCGAGGAACGCTGGCTCGAACTGGCGGAACAGGTCGAAGGCTGA
- the yajC gene encoding preprotein translocase subunit YajC: MSSATLSLLAAGSAASGPPAWTSFLPLVLMFLIFWFLILRPQMRQQKALRDKIAAVKKGDQVVTGGGFVGKVVKADENYLEIELGQNMKVKALRNSILDVIAPPGAAND; encoded by the coding sequence ATGAGCAGCGCAACCCTTTCGCTCCTGGCCGCCGGTTCGGCCGCTTCGGGGCCTCCGGCCTGGACCAGCTTCCTGCCGCTGGTGCTGATGTTCCTGATCTTCTGGTTCCTCATCCTGCGCCCGCAGATGCGCCAGCAGAAGGCCCTGCGTGACAAGATCGCCGCGGTGAAGAAGGGCGACCAGGTGGTTACCGGTGGCGGCTTTGTCGGCAAGGTCGTCAAGGCGGACGAAAACTACCTGGAGATCGAGCTTGGCCAGAACATGAAGGTGAAGGCCCTGCGCAATTCGATTCTCGACGTCATCGCGCCTCCCGGCGCGGCGAATGACTGA
- a CDS encoding TetR/AcrR family transcriptional regulator: MDELPKRRRRNPEATREEILEAARGILAVDGIEGLSVSAVAEAAGVNRGTAYMHFANREELVALTISSVSEILLKAVYGGETALGDAPVEEIDQVALTENLAQFAMQNPDLCRVWLMQVLASDNPAEDVFWKKYVGSLRLFTETRLAQPGIDAEVLSLIGLAGTFLWPVWAHATQMDEAQRKASAERFSRELLRLSLYGSLVAEHLPAVKERLQQPG, translated from the coding sequence ATGGACGAACTGCCAAAACGTCGGCGGCGCAACCCGGAAGCAACCCGCGAGGAAATCCTTGAGGCAGCGCGCGGCATCCTTGCCGTGGACGGAATCGAAGGACTGAGCGTCAGCGCCGTTGCCGAAGCGGCCGGCGTCAATCGCGGCACGGCCTACATGCATTTCGCCAACCGCGAAGAACTCGTCGCCCTGACCATTTCCTCGGTCTCGGAAATCCTGCTCAAGGCAGTTTATGGCGGCGAAACCGCGCTTGGCGATGCCCCGGTCGAGGAAATCGACCAGGTCGCCCTGACCGAGAACCTGGCGCAGTTCGCCATGCAGAACCCTGACTTGTGCCGGGTCTGGCTGATGCAGGTGCTCGCCTCCGACAATCCCGCCGAGGACGTGTTCTGGAAGAAATATGTCGGCTCGCTGCGCCTGTTTACCGAAACGCGGCTGGCGCAGCCGGGCATCGATGCGGAAGTCCTGTCGCTGATCGGGCTGGCCGGCACGTTCCTGTGGCCCGTCTGGGCCCATGCAACGCAAATGGACGAAGCGCAGCGCAAGGCCTCGGCCGAACGCTTCTCGCGCGAGCTGCTGCGCCTCTCCCTCTACGGCTCACTGGTGGCAGAACACCTGCCGGCCGTGAAGGAGCGGCTGCAGCAGCCCGGCTAG
- a CDS encoding SRPBCC family protein produces MDAEVLSTYGTEAFLSREYLEAEKKLLWPKVWQMVERLEDFPDVGDWITYNVADESIVVVRVAEGDQPEAFRAFHNVCPHRGRQLVSVPDHLPGLNSHERVHSVRGKNRKNFICGFHGWTFNTEGENTYILDPQDWDNRLTPEMTCLSQVKVGIWGGYIYINMDPDCEPLKEFMGRAGEILDHFDLAGMRYKWRQWAVYPCNWKTAIEAFLEPYHVAGTHTQLLAYGDYYALSKQYGWHSVSSYDTRDDKFKMSESAGTTRAGKGDDARVSTYELIRENYETVNYSASTETLVKAASRLVDELPETATPAEIIAHWLKSAKADDAARGVIWPEVPPEIKQESGLAWGLWPNQNILHGETFALCYRVRPYGDDPNKCVFESYALERFPEGEVPQTEWTYADPTGDNWGSVLAQDFSNMEFVQKGMKSSGFRGTLPNPHQEQKVINLHRNLARVLEGRGAPVKLLD; encoded by the coding sequence ATGGATGCCGAGGTCCTCTCGACCTACGGCACCGAAGCCTTCCTCAGCCGGGAATACCTTGAAGCCGAAAAGAAGCTGCTGTGGCCCAAGGTCTGGCAGATGGTCGAACGGCTCGAGGATTTCCCCGATGTCGGCGACTGGATCACTTACAACGTCGCCGATGAATCGATCGTCGTGGTGCGCGTGGCCGAGGGCGACCAGCCCGAGGCCTTCCGCGCGTTCCACAACGTCTGCCCGCATCGCGGTCGCCAGCTCGTCTCGGTTCCGGATCACCTGCCGGGGCTTAACAGCCATGAGCGGGTCCATTCGGTCCGCGGCAAGAACCGCAAGAACTTCATCTGCGGCTTCCATGGCTGGACCTTCAACACCGAAGGCGAGAATACCTACATCCTCGACCCGCAGGACTGGGACAATCGCCTGACGCCCGAAATGACCTGCCTCAGCCAGGTCAAGGTGGGCATCTGGGGCGGCTACATCTACATCAACATGGATCCGGATTGCGAACCGCTGAAGGAATTCATGGGCCGCGCCGGTGAAATCCTCGATCACTTCGATCTTGCCGGAATGCGCTACAAGTGGCGGCAGTGGGCAGTCTATCCGTGTAACTGGAAGACCGCGATCGAGGCCTTCCTCGAGCCTTACCACGTGGCCGGAACACACACCCAGCTGCTGGCCTATGGCGATTACTACGCCCTGTCCAAGCAGTATGGCTGGCACTCGGTTTCCAGCTACGACACGCGTGACGACAAGTTCAAGATGAGCGAAAGCGCCGGCACCACCCGCGCCGGCAAGGGCGATGACGCGCGCGTTTCGACCTATGAGCTGATCCGCGAAAACTATGAGACGGTGAACTATTCCGCCTCTACCGAAACGCTGGTCAAGGCTGCCAGCCGGCTGGTCGACGAGCTTCCGGAAACCGCCACTCCCGCCGAAATCATCGCCCACTGGCTCAAGAGCGCCAAGGCCGACGACGCGGCGCGCGGCGTGATCTGGCCAGAGGTTCCCCCTGAGATCAAGCAGGAATCGGGCCTCGCCTGGGGACTGTGGCCCAACCAGAACATCTTGCACGGCGAGACCTTTGCGCTGTGCTACCGGGTGCGCCCCTATGGCGACGATCCCAACAAGTGCGTGTTCGAAAGCTATGCGCTTGAGCGCTTCCCCGAGGGCGAAGTGCCGCAGACCGAGTGGACCTATGCCGATCCCACGGGTGACAACTGGGGTTCGGTCCTGGCGCAGGACTTCTCGAACATGGAATTCGTCCAGAAGGGCATGAAGTCCAGCGGGTTCCGCGGCACGCTGCCCAATCCGCATCAGGAGCAGAAGGTGATCAACCTGCACCGCAACCTGGCGCGGGTGCTGGAAGGACGCGGGGCGCCGGTCAAGCTGCTTGACTGA